The Lynx canadensis isolate LIC74 chromosome D1, mLynCan4.pri.v2, whole genome shotgun sequence genome has a segment encoding these proteins:
- the LOC115526087 gene encoding olfactory receptor 52A1-like: MSTSNITVFMPSVLTLIGIPGLETVQCWIGIPLCVMYLIAIIGNSMLLIIIRSECSLHEPMYIFVGMLGVTDIALATTIMPKMLGIFWFRVPDIYFDSCLLQMWLIHTFQCIESGLLLAMAVDRYVAICYPLRHAVIFTHRLVTQIGAVVTLRAAFLVAPCLILIKFRFQFYHTTIISHSYCEHMAIVKLAASDVRVNKIYGLFVAFTVAVFDLTFITLSYAQIFSTVFRLPHKEARLKAFNTCIAHICVFLPFYLLAFFSFFTHRFGAHVPPYIHILFSSLYLLVPPFLNPLVYGAKTKQIRIHLVKMLYS; encoded by the coding sequence CCTTCTGTGTTGACACTGATAGGGATCCCAGGCCTAGAGACTGTGCAGTGCTGGATTGGGATTCCATTGTGTGTCATGTATCTCATTGCCATCATTGGAAACTCCATGCTTCTGATCATCATCAGGTCAGAGTGCAGCCTCCATGAGCCCATGTATATTTTCGTAGGCATGCTGGGAGTCACAGATATTGCGCTTGCTACCACCATTATGCCCAAGATGCTTGGAATTTTCTGGTTTCGTGTGCCAGACATTTATTTTGATTCCTGTTTGCTTCAAATGTGGCTCATCCACACATTTCAGTGCATAGAGTCAGGCCTTCTGTTGGCCATGGCTGTGGACCGTTATGTGGCCATCTGTTACCCACTAAGACATGCTGTCATCTTCACCCACCGCCTAGTCACCCAGATAGGGGCAGTGGTAACACTCAGGGCCGCTTTCCTAGTAGCCCCGTGCCTAATCCTGATAAAGTTCCGGTTTCAGTTTTACCATACAACCATCATCTCCCACTCTTACTGTGAGCATATGGCCATTGTGAAACTGGCTGCATCAGATGTGCGGGTCAACAAAATTTATGGCTTGTTTGTGGCATTCACCGTTGCAGTGTTTGACCTCACATTCATCACTTTGTCTTATGCACAGATCTTTTCCACAGTTTTTCGTTTGCCCCATAAGGAGGCTCGGTTGAAAGCATTCAATACGTGCATCGCTCACATATGCGTCTTCCTCCCGTTCTACCTCCttgccttcttctccttcttcacaCATAGGTTTGGTGCTCATGTTCCCCCTTATATCCATATCCTCTTTTCTAGCCTCTACTTGCTGGTCCCCCCATTTCTCAATCCACTTGTCTACGGTGCCAAGACCAAGCAGATCCGCATTCACCTGGTAAAGATGCTCTATTCATAA